The stretch of DNA GTGCGCTGGCGGTGCCGATGGCGTGGGCGTAGAGGGTGCGGCGATCCGCGCTGAAGCCCAGCGCCACCGTGCCGGGCATCAGGGTGATCAGGGCCGCCAGCAGGGTCATGGGGCCGTCGCCGCTGACCCGCAGCGGCACCCCGACGATCATGGCGTTGAGGGGCGGCCGGGGCCGCAGCGCCAGCAGCGCGACCTGCACGTTCGCCAGGGTCAGCTCGCGCAGAAAAAAGACCAGGAAGGCCAGCCACGCCCCGCTGCGGCGCAGGTACTCCCCGCTGCCCAGCGCGCGCGGAAACAGCGCCAGCACGCCGAAGCCCAGCAAAAAACCGACCAGCAGCTGCCGGGCGCTGACCTCGCCGGCCAGCAGCGCCCAGACCACCGCCACGAGGACATTGAGGGGCAGGCTTCTCACGGGGCCTCCGGGGTGGTGGGCGGCAGGGGAATCACGACCGGGCCGTCGCCCAGCACGCCCCGGATATACCGCTCGGGGGTGCTCAGCTCGGCGGCGGTCGCTTCGGCCTGCGCGAACAGCGGCCCGGCAAAGAGGGTCAGGCCCGCCACCAGCGCCGTGGCCGCGTAGGCGGCGACCCGCAGCGGCCTGGGCACCCGGTACACCGGCATCCAGGTGGGGTGCTTGCCCCAGAAAAAGCCGCGCCAGACGTTCAGCATCGCGTACAGGGTGATCAGGCTGCTCAGCAGGGCGCTGCCCACCGCGACCAGCGCGAGCGCCGACCCCTGGCCCAGCCCGGCGCGCACCAGCGCGTACTTGGCGAGAAAGCCCCCCGAGGGCGGCAGCCCCGCCACCGTCAGCGCGCACAGCAGAAAGCACCCCGCCAGCAGCGGCAGAAAGTCGATCATGCCGCGCGCCCGTACCAGCCGGGTGCCGCTGGCCCGCTCAGCCACCGTGGCAATCGCAAACAGCGCGGTGGTCACCAGCACGCTGACCGCGAGGTACGCCACGCTGGCCCGCACCGCTTCCGGGGTGCCCAGCCCCAGCCCGAAGGCCAGGTAGCCCACGCTGCTCACCACCGCAAAAGACAGGATGCGCCGCCACTCGCGCTGCGAGGCCATCCCGAAGGCGCCGTACAGCATGGTCACGCTGCCCAGGCCCAGCAGCAGTGCGCTAGTCAGCCCGGGTTCCTGGGTGAAGACGGTCGTGAAGACCCGGATCAGCGCGTAGATGCCCACCTTGGTCAGCACCGCCGCGAAGAAGGTGCCCACCGCTGGGGGCAGCGCCGGGTAGGTGCCCGGCAGCCAGAAGCCCAGCGGAAACAGCGCCCCCTTGGCCGCGAACACGACCAGCAGCAGCACGCCCACCGAGGTCACGGTGGCGTTCGGCCCCAGCTCCGCGCTGCGCTGGGCGAGGTGCGCGAAATTCAGGGTGCCCAGCACCCCGTAGGTCAGGCCGCAGGTCACCACCAGCAGCGCCGAGGCGGCCAGGTTCATCACGATGTAGCGGAAGCCCTCGCGCAACTGCTCGCGGGTGGATCCCAGCACCGCCAGGGCGTAGGAGGCGACCAGCATCACCTCAAAGGCCACGAACAGGTTGAAGAGGTCCCCGGTCAGAAAGGAGAGCTGCACCCCGGCGAACAGGAACTGCATCAGCGGAAAGAGGTGGTGTTTCTCGCGCACCGGGTCGGGGTCGGCGGCGGCCTGCCAGGTCGCCAGCACCGCGCTCACGGCGGCCAGCACGCTCATCCAGGCACTCAGGCGGTCGGCGGTCATCACGATGCCGAAAGGGGCAGGCCAGCCTCCCAGCGCACCCACCAGCACCGCGCCGCCCGAGGTGGCCCACAGCAGCCCGGCGGCGAAGGCCAGGGTCGCCAGGGTGCCCGCCAGCGCCAGCCCCACCTGCACCCGGCGCGGCCACGCCCACAGCAGCAGCAGCCCGAACCCCAGCGGCGTCAGAATCGGCGCCAGCGTGAGCCACGCCAGCGGCGCCCAGCTCAGCACCGGCCCGGCCGCTTCGGCGCTCACGGGCGGCTCCTGGGCCGGACGATGATGGGCACCGGCTCGGCCTCGGGTTCGTCGGGGCGGTCGGGGCCCTGGTGCTCGGGGTCGGCGAAGGTGTCGTCCTCGGCGTGGGGGTCACGCGCGAGGTTGTCCCCGAAGGCCGCCACGTCGGCGTGCCCCGCGACCTGGTAGGCGCGCAGGGCCACCGTGAGCAGCAGCGCCGTGGTGGCAAAGCCGATCACGATGGCGGTCAGGATCAGCGCCTGCGGCAGCGGGTCCATGTAGGGCCCCCGCAGGGTCAGCAGCGGCGGCGCGACCTCGCGCAGGCCCGCCACGGTCAGGATCGCCAGGTTGCCCCCGTAGGCGATGAAGCTCAGGCCCAGCACCACCCGCACCAGGCTGCGCGAAAGCAGCAAAAAGACCCCCGCCGCGATCAGGAGACCGATCAGGAGGGCGAAGAGGGTTTCCATCAACGGACCTCCGGAAAAGGGGAGAGGGGAGGAGAGACGCGGGGGCCGGGCGCGCGCCTCATTCGTCCCCCTCGACGGTTTCCTGCGGCTGAACGTCCAGCAGCGCGTACACGATGGCGAGGCTGGCCCCGACGACCACCAGAAAGACCCCGAGGTCAAAGAGCAGCGCGGTGGCCCACTCGAACTCGCCGGTCAGCGCGGTGGTGATGTAGCCGTAGTCGCTCTTGAGAAAGGGGCGGCCCAGCAGGTAGGGCACCAGCCCGGTCCCGAAGGAGAGGGCCAGCCCCCAGGGCACCAGCCGCGCGGGGTCTGTCCGCAGCGCCGAGGTGCCGTGCGCGATGCGGTGCAGCACCAGCGCGCAGGTCGTCATCAGCCCGGCGATAAAGCCGCCGCCCGGCGCGTTGTGCCCGCGCCACAGCAGCAAAAAGGCGAAGAGCAGCACCAGCGCGAACACCGCCCGGCTGGTCGAGCGCAGAATCGGGTCGCCGGTCAGCGGCGCGGGCGTGGGCGTGCGGGCGCCGCCCACGGGTGGGGGTTTTTTCTGCCGGGAACTCATGGGCGCTCCTGCTGGGTGACCGGGACCCGCGCGGCGGGCAGGTCGGGGGCGAGATCCTCGGGCGGGGGCGCCCCGGGTTCGGTGCGGGTGCGCCCCCGCCGCCCCAGACGCACCAGACTCAGCACGGCCAGCGCCACGATGCCCACCACCGTGATCTCGCCCAGGGTGTCAAAGCCCCGGAAATCGACCAGCAGCACGTTGACCACGTTCTTGCCGCCGCCGCCCTTGTAGCTGTATTCCAGGTAGTAGGGCGAGATCGGCGGCGCCAGAAAGCGCACGCTGGAGAGCACCAGCAGGGTCGCCCCGATCCCCGCCAGCCCCGCTACCGTGAGGTCGAAGGCGTAGCGCCCCCGGGTGCGCGGCAGGTCCCGCACGCCCGGCAGATACCGGAAGGCGAGCAAAAAGAGGATCACCGTGACCGCCTCCACCAGCAGCTGCGTGAGGGCCAGGTCGGGCGCGCGGAAGGCCAGGAAGGCGGCGGCGGTGCCGAAACCCGTCAGGCCAGTCACGATCACGGCGGTCAGGCGGTTGCGCGAGAGCAGCACGCCCACGGCGCCGCCGACCAGCAGCGCCGCGACCGGCAGCACCCCCAGCGGCAGGTCCCCGAAGGGGTGAAAGACCTGCGGCGCCCGCACCAGCGCGTAGCCGGAGATCACGGCGGTGGCGGCCAGCATGATCCGCAGCTGGTCGGGCAGCGCCAGCCCCTGCGTGCGCGCGATCAGCCACGAGGCGAAGACGTTCACCAGTTGCGTCAGCGAGTAGTAGACCGTGTTGGCGTTCGTGCGCGGGGTCAGGCGCCGCCCCAGATCGCCCACCCGGTCGGCCTGGGTCACCAGCGCCGCCCCCAGCGCCCAGGTCAGCACGGTGGCGATCAACGCGGGCGTGACCCCGTGCCACAGGCTCAGGTAGCCGCCGTAGGCCCCGAAGTTCAGCGCCGTCTGCGCCGTGCGGGTCAGGGCCTCGGCCATGCCCGGCAGCAGGCCGAAGGCCAGCGCGGTCAGCGCGAGGGCGGCGGCGGGCAGGGTCAGGCCGGGGGGCGCCTCGTGCGGCTGGGCGCCCGCCGGGGCACGCAGAGGTCCCAGAAAGACCCGCATCAGCCGGAAGGAATACGCGAAGGTCAGCGTGCTGCCCAGCACCGCCACGGCGAGGTACAGCGGTCCCTGGTGCACCATCGCCTCGTAGAACAGCTCCTTGGAGATGAACCCGCCCAGCGGAGGCAGCCCCGCCATGCTGAGGGCGGCGAGCAGCGCCACCGCGAAGGTGACGGGCAGCGCCCGCCGCAGACCGCCCAGGCGCGGCAGCTCGCGCGTGCCCGTCTCGTGGTCGATGATGCCCACCACGAAAAACAGCGCCGCCTTGAAGGCCGCGTGGTTGAGCAGGTGCGCGGTGGCGGCAAAGCGGCCCTCGGCGTCGGCCAGCCCGTAGAGGCTCATCAAGAGGCCGAGCTGCGAGATGGTCGAGTAGGCCAGCAGCGCCTTGAGGTCGGTCTGGCGCAGCGCCAGCCACGCGCCCCACACCAGCGTCGCCAGCCCCACCGGCACGATAATGGCCGGCCACAGCGCCGAGGTGCCGAAGATCAGCCCGAACTTGGCGACCAGCACCACGCCCGCCTTGACCATCGTGGCCGAGTGCAAGAAGGCCGAGACGGGGGTGGGCGCCTCCATCGCGGTGGGCAGCCACAGGTGGAAGGGCAGCTGCGCGCTTTTGGTAAAGGCTGCCAGCAGCGTGAGCAGCAGCGCCGGGGTGAAAAAGGGCGAGGCCCGCAGCGCGCTGAGGTCCAGCCCCGAGAGCGAGGTGCTGCCGCCCCCCAGCGCGATCAGGGCGACGGCGGCCAGCAGCGCCAGGCCGCCCAGCGCGCTCACCAAAAAGGCCTTCATCGCCCCGTCGCGCGCCGCCGAGCGGGTGTGCCACAGCCCGATGAGGAGGAAGCTGGTCACGCTGGTCATCTCCCAGAAGCCGAACAGCGCGACGAGATTGTCGCTGAGCACCAGCCCCAGCATCGAGCCGCCAAAACAGAGCAGGTAGGCGT from Deinococcus budaensis encodes:
- the mbhE gene encoding hydrogen gas-evolving membrane-bound hydrogenase subunit E → MTLAAFFPFLIAALCAWLGPRLGRRTGYVAAAAFLPALLLIPELLGMPGSAPALEVTRWVPELDLHLAFRGDGFSLLFAVLIGVIGTLASLYSVAYLSEHEKFGRFYAYLLCFGGSMLGLVLSDNLVALFGFWEMTSVTSFLLIGLWHTRSAARDGAMKAFLVSALGGLALLAAVALIALGGGSTSLSGLDLSALRASPFFTPALLLTLLAAFTKSAQLPFHLWLPTAMEAPTPVSAFLHSATMVKAGVVLVAKFGLIFGTSALWPAIIVPVGLATLVWGAWLALRQTDLKALLAYSTISQLGLLMSLYGLADAEGRFAATAHLLNHAAFKAALFFVVGIIDHETGTRELPRLGGLRRALPVTFAVALLAALSMAGLPPLGGFISKELFYEAMVHQGPLYLAVAVLGSTLTFAYSFRLMRVFLGPLRAPAGAQPHEAPPGLTLPAAALALTALAFGLLPGMAEALTRTAQTALNFGAYGGYLSLWHGVTPALIATVLTWALGAALVTQADRVGDLGRRLTPRTNANTVYYSLTQLVNVFASWLIARTQGLALPDQLRIMLAATAVISGYALVRAPQVFHPFGDLPLGVLPVAALLVGGAVGVLLSRNRLTAVIVTGLTGFGTAAAFLAFRAPDLALTQLLVEAVTVILFLLAFRYLPGVRDLPRTRGRYAFDLTVAGLAGIGATLLVLSSVRFLAPPISPYYLEYSYKGGGGKNVVNVLLVDFRGFDTLGEITVVGIVALAVLSLVRLGRRGRTRTEPGAPPPEDLAPDLPAARVPVTQQERP
- a CDS encoding proton-conducting transporter membrane subunit — translated: MSAEAAGPVLSWAPLAWLTLAPILTPLGFGLLLLWAWPRRVQVGLALAGTLATLAFAAGLLWATSGGAVLVGALGGWPAPFGIVMTADRLSAWMSVLAAVSAVLATWQAAADPDPVREKHHLFPLMQFLFAGVQLSFLTGDLFNLFVAFEVMLVASYALAVLGSTREQLREGFRYIVMNLAASALLVVTCGLTYGVLGTLNFAHLAQRSAELGPNATVTSVGVLLLVVFAAKGALFPLGFWLPGTYPALPPAVGTFFAAVLTKVGIYALIRVFTTVFTQEPGLTSALLLGLGSVTMLYGAFGMASQREWRRILSFAVVSSVGYLAFGLGLGTPEAVRASVAYLAVSVLVTTALFAIATVAERASGTRLVRARGMIDFLPLLAGCFLLCALTVAGLPPSGGFLAKYALVRAGLGQGSALALVAVGSALLSSLITLYAMLNVWRGFFWGKHPTWMPVYRVPRPLRVAAYAATALVAGLTLFAGPLFAQAEATAAELSTPERYIRGVLGDGPVVIPLPPTTPEAP
- a CDS encoding Na+/H+ antiporter subunit E, coding for MRSLPLNVLVAVVWALLAGEVSARQLLVGFLLGFGVLALFPRALGSGEYLRRSGAWLAFLVFFLRELTLANVQVALLALRPRPPLNAMIVGVPLRVSGDGPMTLLAALITLMPGTVALGFSADRRTLYAHAIGTASAQAARDSVLRVEHHLLRLGAPPSPEVSA
- a CDS encoding sodium:proton antiporter, with product METLFALLIGLLIAAGVFLLLSRSLVRVVLGLSFIAYGGNLAILTVAGLREVAPPLLTLRGPYMDPLPQALILTAIVIGFATTALLLTVALRAYQVAGHADVAAFGDNLARDPHAEDDTFADPEHQGPDRPDEPEAEPVPIIVRPRSRP
- a CDS encoding Na(+)/H(+) antiporter subunit B, yielding MSSRQKKPPPVGGARTPTPAPLTGDPILRSTSRAVFALVLLFAFLLLWRGHNAPGGGFIAGLMTTCALVLHRIAHGTSALRTDPARLVPWGLALSFGTGLVPYLLGRPFLKSDYGYITTALTGEFEWATALLFDLGVFLVVVGASLAIVYALLDVQPQETVEGDE